Proteins from one uncultured Anaeromusa sp. genomic window:
- the glpX gene encoding class II fructose-bisphosphatase codes for MDRELSLEFVRVTEAAAIACGRLMGKGDKIAADQAAVDAMRTMFDSVNISGTVVIGEGEMDEAPMLYIGETVGAGGMAVDIAVDPLEGTNLVAKGMPGAIAVLAVAPQGGLLHAPDMYMDKIAVGPKAAGKIHIDAPVKENLKAVASALSRKVEDLTVVILDRDRHSRLIKDVRDAGARIKLITDGDVSPVINVGIEGSGIHMLVGSGGAPEGVIAAAALKCLGGDMQGRLLPSDDCEIARAKKMGIGDINKVLTIDDLVHGEDAIFAATAITQGDMLNPVHYFGGGVRTHSIVMRYKSGTVRFVDAIHKLDRKSMIFKRT; via the coding sequence ATGGATCGTGAGTTATCATTAGAATTTGTACGGGTTACAGAAGCGGCGGCGATTGCCTGTGGGCGACTGATGGGCAAAGGAGACAAAATTGCTGCGGATCAGGCGGCGGTGGATGCGATGAGGACGATGTTCGATTCTGTCAACATCAGCGGTACCGTTGTTATTGGCGAAGGCGAAATGGATGAAGCGCCAATGTTGTATATTGGCGAGACGGTTGGCGCCGGCGGCATGGCGGTAGACATTGCCGTGGATCCGCTGGAAGGAACTAATTTGGTGGCGAAAGGGATGCCTGGAGCTATTGCGGTGCTGGCTGTTGCGCCGCAAGGCGGGTTGCTGCATGCGCCGGATATGTACATGGACAAAATTGCCGTTGGGCCTAAGGCGGCCGGTAAAATTCACATTGACGCTCCGGTCAAGGAAAATCTGAAAGCCGTTGCTTCCGCCTTGTCGCGCAAGGTTGAAGATTTGACGGTTGTTATTTTGGATCGCGATCGTCACAGCCGTTTGATTAAGGATGTGCGTGATGCTGGGGCTCGGATCAAGCTGATTACCGACGGCGATGTATCGCCGGTTATCAATGTAGGCATCGAAGGCTCCGGCATTCATATGTTAGTAGGGTCAGGCGGCGCGCCGGAAGGCGTTATTGCTGCGGCGGCTCTTAAATGCCTGGGCGGAGATATGCAAGGCCGTCTGCTTCCTTCTGATGACTGTGAAATAGCTCGGGCGAAGAAAATGGGTATTGGCGACATCAATAAGGTACTGACCATTGATGACTTGGTACATGGCGAGGACGCGATTTTTGCAGCGACGGCCATTACCCAAGGGGATATGTTAAATCCGGTGCATTATTTTGGCGGCGGCGTGCGGACGCACTCTATTGTGATGCGCTACAAATCAGGCACGGTTCGTTTTGTTGACGCCATTCATAAGCTGGATCGGAAGAGTATGATTTTTAAACGGACCTGA
- a CDS encoding polysaccharide biosynthesis protein, translated as MSSKDTFLRGALILTVAGIVVKLIGSVNRILLSRLLGGEGIGLYQMAYPIYLLALSVSSAGIPVAISILVAERVALSDYRGANRVFRISLALLTFTGVLFTILLYTGAGWLIEEQFVRDPRAYYALAALAPAIFFVTVLSSYRGYFQGLQMMTPTAVSQIFEQLLRVITMIALAFMLLPYGLEYAAAGASFGAGPGAMAGLAVLIYFYMRQRSQFKEKMATQPDLPPQSSWRIISRIVKLALPVSLANIMLPVVSSIDLFIVPARLEAAGYTVAAATELFGYLTGMAVALINLPTILTASLAVGLVPAISEAFTLGRKERIYDRTATAMRIANLITIPSFAGMCLLATPISQMLYGTPNAGDCIAILSFGIVLLGVHQVTTGVLQGLGHTTIPLVNMMASAVVKIGMSWYLTAMPELGIKGAAWATNVDFGVAALLNMYFVHRYVGFSLDWGHTLRTVASAAVMGIAVIFSFDALFQTLHSNTVATLGAILLGATVYFASMLIVGGVTAQEVEKIPRIGVKLTLCLQRIGLLRH; from the coding sequence GTGAGTAGTAAAGACACCTTTTTGCGTGGCGCCTTGATTTTAACCGTTGCAGGAATTGTAGTTAAACTCATTGGCTCTGTAAATCGCATCTTATTATCCCGCTTGTTGGGCGGTGAGGGAATTGGCTTGTATCAGATGGCCTATCCCATCTATTTGTTGGCGTTGAGCGTTTCCTCCGCCGGGATTCCTGTGGCTATTTCCATTTTGGTGGCGGAACGGGTGGCCTTATCGGACTATCGGGGCGCTAACCGTGTATTTCGCATCTCCCTGGCGCTGCTGACCTTTACGGGCGTCTTGTTTACCATTTTGCTGTATACAGGTGCGGGCTGGCTGATTGAGGAACAGTTTGTACGCGATCCTCGGGCCTATTACGCCTTGGCGGCCTTGGCGCCGGCTATCTTTTTTGTGACCGTTCTTTCCAGTTATCGCGGTTATTTTCAAGGCTTACAAATGATGACGCCTACGGCGGTTTCGCAGATCTTTGAACAGTTACTGCGGGTAATTACCATGATTGCATTGGCATTCATGTTGTTGCCGTATGGTTTGGAATATGCCGCAGCCGGCGCTAGTTTCGGCGCCGGACCGGGAGCTATGGCCGGCTTAGCGGTGCTGATTTACTTTTATATGCGTCAGCGTTCGCAGTTTAAAGAAAAAATGGCGACTCAGCCGGATTTGCCCCCGCAGTCCAGTTGGCGGATTATCAGTCGGATTGTAAAATTGGCGCTGCCGGTTTCACTGGCCAATATCATGTTGCCGGTGGTTTCCAGCATCGACTTGTTTATTGTGCCTGCCCGACTGGAAGCGGCGGGCTATACGGTCGCTGCGGCGACAGAACTTTTTGGCTATCTCACAGGCATGGCTGTGGCGCTGATTAACTTGCCGACGATTTTGACGGCTTCTTTGGCGGTAGGATTGGTGCCTGCTATTTCAGAGGCCTTTACCCTGGGACGCAAGGAACGGATTTACGATCGTACGGCGACAGCCATGCGTATTGCCAATCTAATTACCATTCCCAGTTTTGCGGGCATGTGCCTCTTGGCTACGCCGATTTCGCAGATGCTTTATGGAACGCCGAATGCCGGAGACTGTATTGCTATTTTGTCTTTTGGCATCGTTTTACTGGGAGTACATCAGGTTACAACTGGTGTGTTGCAGGGCTTGGGACATACGACGATTCCCTTGGTGAACATGATGGCTTCGGCGGTTGTCAAAATCGGTATGAGCTGGTATTTGACGGCTATGCCGGAGTTGGGCATCAAAGGGGCGGCCTGGGCGACCAATGTGGATTTTGGCGTGGCAGCGCTGTTGAATATGTATTTTGTGCATCGGTATGTTGGTTTTAGTCTTGATTGGGGGCATACGCTGCGGACCGTGGCGTCAGCCGCTGTAATGGGGATTGCGGTTATCTTTTCTTTTGACGCCTTGTTTCAGACGCTACATAGCAATACCGTGGCTACGTTGGGGGCTATTTTATTGGGAGCTACGGTCTATTTTGCCTCTATGCTTATCGTCGGCGGCGTGACCGCGCAGGAAGTGGAGAAAATCCCCCGCATAGGCGTTAAGCTGACTTTGTGTTTGCAACGCATAGGCTTGCTGCGTCACTAG
- the mfd gene encoding transcription-repair coupling factor, whose amino-acid sequence MRELLSLVQGDAACAEAMRLMQKPGRAAWVYGLTGSQKPFLLAASLVEKMQPIVVVAVDDAHLEEYRREMALWLPDLTIYELPALPEVSFALTARSRERTAVRMEALSALARCEAALYLTTIEAVAQGVCSQQELLGRRLTLKNGAMWEREKLLAEVVRCGYERVDAVDSRGQFSVRGGVIDIFPLQLPTAVRLEFFDNEIDLLRSFDPETQRSLERLEQVDILPAQEEAQGTQCLLSYAQDGAVIFDDPARLREAAQALLEEWPAALPWGKIVEASRLQAVQFWSLMLQKVAHTEAQDIISIAAKGVMPFHGQFELLTQELRAQEARQAVTVLLAGSEERLEALQQALAAQGQGVSRVANSGSVRLLLGEITAGFEWVQAKVVVFAEQDLLGRHKRKQRRAKTQGEKIRYFRDIRIGDYVVHASHGIGRYAGVEILDIGGVRKDYLLIRYTGDDKLYLPTDQVGLLQKYIGQDGEAPKLSRMGGKDWQRVRSRTQAAVADLAQELVALYAARQEEAGFAFEADTPWQREFEESFPYEETPDQLQALEEIKADMEQPRPMDRLLCGDVGFGKTEVAVRAAFKAVMSGKQVAMLVPTTVLAQQHYQTLSSRFAGFGVATGVVSRFRSAKEIRKTLEEVAAGKVDVLVGTHRMLTSDVRFKDLGLLVIDEEQRFGVAQKEKIKQWRSQVDVLSLSATPIPRTLHMSLVGVRDMSIIETPPEDRLPVETYVAEYHEEIAVEAISRELRRGGQVYVVHNRIQGIERLALHLGELFPQAGVRVAHGQMAEEQLEQVMMDFYEGEEDILVCTSIIESGLDVPNANTILVYDADRLGLSQLYQMRGRVGRSSRTAFAYFTYRKDKVLTEVAEKRLQAIKEFTELGAGFKIAMRDLEIRGAGSLLGPQQHGHIVSVGFEMYCRLLDEAVQELRTGEKPKQEMEPLLDIKVDAYLPEEYVGDAMQKMELYQRIAGIRRDEEVEELLDELLDRFGEPPQAVLRLLAVAKLKNRVRRLGIRSIVQKPEGYEVAFQEPLQFAPEHIMALKEGLPSRVAFFPGSAGGLRLKTANLPQEKAEALLFKSMQCLEEGTLA is encoded by the coding sequence ATGAGGGAATTACTTTCGTTAGTGCAGGGCGATGCTGCTTGCGCCGAGGCGATGCGTCTGATGCAAAAGCCCGGTCGGGCTGCTTGGGTCTACGGTCTGACAGGCAGTCAAAAACCATTTCTTTTGGCGGCTTCTTTGGTGGAAAAAATGCAGCCAATCGTGGTGGTTGCGGTGGATGATGCTCACTTGGAGGAGTATCGCCGAGAAATGGCTTTGTGGCTGCCGGACTTAACTATATATGAGCTGCCGGCATTGCCGGAAGTTTCCTTTGCGCTTACAGCGCGCAGCCGGGAGAGAACCGCAGTTCGCATGGAAGCGCTGAGCGCTTTGGCGAGGTGTGAAGCTGCTTTGTATCTGACGACGATCGAAGCGGTTGCGCAGGGAGTTTGTTCTCAGCAAGAGTTGTTGGGTCGACGTCTGACTTTAAAAAACGGCGCTATGTGGGAACGGGAAAAACTGTTGGCGGAAGTGGTCCGCTGCGGTTATGAACGGGTAGATGCGGTTGACAGCCGGGGGCAATTCAGCGTTCGCGGCGGTGTTATTGACATTTTTCCCTTGCAGCTGCCAACAGCCGTGCGCCTTGAATTCTTTGATAATGAAATCGATTTACTACGTTCCTTTGATCCGGAAACGCAGCGTTCCTTGGAGCGTTTAGAACAGGTGGATATTCTGCCCGCCCAGGAGGAGGCGCAGGGAACACAGTGCTTATTATCCTATGCCCAAGACGGCGCAGTTATTTTTGACGATCCGGCGCGGTTGCGGGAAGCGGCGCAAGCTTTGCTGGAAGAATGGCCCGCGGCGCTGCCTTGGGGAAAAATTGTGGAAGCAAGCCGTCTTCAGGCGGTGCAGTTTTGGTCTTTGATGCTGCAAAAAGTGGCGCATACAGAAGCACAGGATATTATTAGCATTGCCGCTAAAGGCGTAATGCCCTTTCATGGTCAGTTTGAACTGTTGACGCAGGAATTGCGTGCGCAAGAGGCTCGGCAGGCTGTGACTGTGCTTTTAGCAGGCAGCGAAGAGCGTTTGGAGGCTTTACAGCAGGCCTTGGCGGCGCAGGGACAGGGCGTGTCGCGCGTAGCGAATTCCGGCAGCGTGCGCCTGCTCCTTGGAGAAATTACCGCCGGCTTTGAATGGGTTCAAGCTAAAGTAGTTGTCTTTGCGGAACAGGATTTACTGGGACGCCATAAAAGAAAACAACGCCGCGCCAAAACGCAAGGGGAAAAAATTCGCTATTTCCGGGATATACGGATTGGGGATTATGTGGTACACGCCAGCCACGGCATTGGACGTTACGCCGGCGTGGAAATATTGGACATAGGAGGCGTACGCAAGGATTATCTGCTTATACGTTACACCGGTGACGATAAGCTGTATTTGCCTACGGATCAGGTTGGGCTGCTGCAAAAGTATATTGGCCAGGATGGAGAAGCGCCCAAACTCAGCCGTATGGGCGGTAAGGATTGGCAACGGGTGCGCAGCCGGACACAGGCGGCGGTAGCCGACTTGGCGCAAGAACTTGTGGCTTTATATGCGGCTCGCCAGGAGGAGGCCGGCTTTGCTTTTGAGGCGGATACACCGTGGCAAAGAGAATTTGAGGAATCCTTTCCTTATGAGGAAACGCCGGATCAATTGCAGGCGCTGGAGGAAATCAAAGCGGATATGGAACAGCCTCGGCCCATGGACCGGCTGCTTTGCGGCGATGTGGGCTTTGGCAAGACCGAAGTGGCGGTGCGTGCGGCCTTTAAAGCCGTGATGAGCGGCAAGCAAGTAGCCATGCTGGTGCCGACTACGGTGCTGGCGCAGCAGCATTATCAGACCTTGAGCTCCCGCTTTGCCGGCTTTGGAGTCGCTACCGGCGTTGTCAGTCGCTTTCGCAGCGCCAAGGAGATTCGCAAAACCTTGGAGGAAGTGGCTGCAGGAAAAGTGGATGTGTTGGTAGGAACCCATCGTATGCTGACAAGCGATGTGCGCTTTAAAGATTTGGGGCTGCTTGTTATTGATGAAGAGCAGCGCTTTGGAGTTGCGCAAAAAGAAAAAATTAAGCAATGGCGCAGCCAAGTAGATGTGTTGTCTTTAAGCGCTACGCCCATTCCAAGGACTTTGCATATGTCTCTTGTGGGCGTGCGTGATATGAGCATTATTGAAACGCCCCCGGAGGATCGCCTGCCGGTGGAAACCTATGTAGCGGAATATCATGAGGAGATTGCAGTGGAAGCCATTAGCCGGGAGCTGCGCCGCGGCGGCCAGGTATATGTTGTGCATAACCGGATTCAGGGCATAGAGCGCTTAGCTTTGCACTTAGGAGAACTGTTTCCTCAGGCTGGCGTACGTGTGGCCCACGGTCAGATGGCGGAGGAGCAGCTGGAGCAAGTCATGATGGACTTCTATGAAGGCGAAGAAGATATTTTAGTTTGCACCAGTATTATTGAAAGCGGTCTGGATGTGCCGAACGCCAACACTATTTTAGTATATGACGCGGATCGTTTGGGCTTGTCTCAACTGTATCAAATGCGAGGGCGGGTAGGGCGGTCCAGCAGAACTGCTTTTGCGTACTTCACCTACCGCAAGGACAAAGTTTTGACAGAAGTGGCGGAAAAACGATTGCAGGCCATCAAAGAATTTACAGAATTAGGCGCCGGCTTTAAGATTGCCATGCGCGATTTGGAAATCCGCGGCGCTGGCAGCCTGTTAGGGCCGCAGCAGCATGGACATATCGTCAGCGTCGGCTTTGAAATGTATTGCCGTCTGCTGGATGAAGCAGTACAGGAACTGCGTACCGGGGAAAAGCCCAAGCAAGAAATGGAGCCGCTGCTGGATATAAAAGTGGATGCGTATTTGCCGGAAGAGTATGTGGGCGATGCCATGCAGAAAATGGAATTGTACCAGCGCATTGCGGGAATTCGGCGCGACGAAGAAGTGGAAGAACTTTTGGATGAGCTCCTTGACCGCTTTGGCGAACCGCCGCAGGCTGTGTTGCGTCTGCTAGCGGTAGCTAAGCTGAAAAACCGCGTGCGTCGCTTAGGGATTCGTAGTATTGTGCAGAAGCCGGAAGGGTATGAAGTAGCCTTTCAAGAGCCTTTGCAATTTGCACCGGAGCATATAATGGCGCTAAAAGAGGGTTTGCCGTCCCGGGTCGCCTTCTTTCCAGGCAGTGCTGGAGGGTTGCGTCTTAAAACAGCAAATCTGCCGCAGGAAAAGGCAGAGGCGTTGTTGTTCAAGAGCATGCAATGTCTAGAAGAAGGGACGCTAGCTTGA
- the argS gene encoding arginine--tRNA ligase yields the protein MDIKTSLENAIREAAAAAMAAGDFQADTLPEVLLEVPPQKEFGDYATNFAMQTARAARTNPRKVAEALVKYLQRPWLERCEIAGPGFINFYLRPEWVHDLLADILAQGDSYGCTQTGNGEKIQVEFVSANPTGLLHVGHGRGAAFGSALVNVLRAAGYDVQAEYYINDAGNQIDNLAASVNARYLELLGQEIAFPENGYRGEDIITTAQGLLDRDGDKYLSWSEEERVAHFKEVALAEKLAILKEHLAAFNVHFDVWFSERTLHQSGAVDEACAILKEKGQAYEKEGALWLKSTAYGDDKDRVIIRDNGVPTYLAADIAYHRNKAERGFDKIINIWGADHHGYICRVKASMAALGYEAERLEVLILQMVSLYRDGQLVKMSKRTGQSVTLDELMEEVGRDAARYFFIMRSIDSQLDFDIDLARSRSNENPVYYVQYAHARISSIFRQTAEAGIVMGELAALPLQALREEAEIELIKKLGDFPEEIDQAARERAPHRIARYVHEAASLFHTFYNQCRIIGAEPDVQQARLGLVAATQQVLRRALGILGVDAPEKM from the coding sequence GACTTTCAGGCGGACACATTGCCGGAGGTGCTGCTAGAGGTGCCGCCGCAAAAGGAATTTGGAGATTATGCTACGAATTTTGCCATGCAGACCGCGCGGGCGGCGCGCACGAATCCGCGTAAAGTGGCCGAGGCACTGGTAAAGTATCTGCAGCGTCCCTGGCTGGAGCGCTGTGAGATTGCCGGTCCCGGTTTTATTAATTTTTATCTGCGGCCGGAATGGGTGCATGACCTGTTAGCAGATATTTTGGCTCAAGGAGATTCTTACGGCTGTACGCAAACCGGCAACGGTGAGAAGATCCAAGTGGAGTTTGTCAGCGCCAATCCGACAGGCTTGTTGCATGTGGGACATGGACGGGGCGCTGCTTTCGGCAGTGCTTTGGTCAATGTGCTGCGCGCCGCCGGCTATGACGTGCAGGCGGAATACTACATCAATGATGCGGGAAACCAGATTGACAATTTGGCGGCGTCTGTCAACGCTCGCTATTTGGAACTGTTGGGTCAAGAGATAGCCTTTCCGGAAAACGGCTATCGGGGCGAAGACATCATCACTACGGCCCAGGGCCTGCTTGATCGCGACGGCGACAAATATTTGTCCTGGAGTGAAGAGGAACGGGTAGCTCACTTTAAAGAAGTGGCGCTAGCGGAAAAACTAGCGATTTTAAAGGAGCACTTAGCGGCATTTAATGTGCATTTTGACGTATGGTTCAGCGAACGCACCCTGCATCAAAGCGGCGCTGTAGACGAGGCCTGCGCCATCTTGAAGGAAAAGGGCCAGGCTTATGAAAAAGAAGGCGCTTTGTGGTTGAAGTCCACTGCCTATGGCGATGATAAGGATCGGGTTATTATTCGCGACAATGGCGTGCCTACGTATTTGGCGGCGGATATCGCCTACCATCGCAATAAAGCGGAACGAGGCTTCGATAAAATCATTAATATTTGGGGCGCTGATCACCACGGCTATATCTGCCGAGTGAAGGCTTCCATGGCAGCCCTTGGTTATGAAGCGGAGCGTTTGGAAGTTTTGATTTTGCAGATGGTTAGTTTGTATCGGGATGGTCAACTGGTGAAGATGTCGAAGCGGACAGGCCAAAGCGTGACGTTGGACGAGTTGATGGAGGAAGTTGGCCGGGATGCGGCGCGCTATTTCTTTATTATGCGCTCCATTGACAGCCAACTGGATTTTGACATTGACTTGGCGCGGTCCCGGTCTAATGAAAATCCCGTCTATTATGTGCAATACGCACATGCCCGGATTTCCAGCATTTTCCGTCAAACCGCAGAAGCCGGGATTGTAATGGGGGAACTTGCCGCTTTGCCGCTGCAGGCTTTGCGTGAGGAAGCGGAGATTGAACTGATTAAAAAGCTGGGAGATTTTCCCGAAGAAATCGATCAGGCGGCTCGGGAACGGGCGCCGCACCGCATTGCTCGCTATGTGCATGAGGCGGCAAGTCTGTTTCATACTTTTTATAATCAATGCCGTATTATTGGCGCAGAGCCGGATGTGCAGCAAGCTCGTCTGGGTCTGGTTGCGGCGACGCAGCAGGTGCTGCGTCGGGCCTTGGGCATTCTCGGCGTAGATGCGCCTGAAAAAATGTAA
- the sppA gene encoding signal peptide peptidase SppA, which translates to MTKKRWGLVLLAIVILAGWWKWSPAKAEPQIAVIHVEGVILGGRGQSGLWGENGGVDGIIRQLHEARDDDAVKAIILRINSPGGSATASQELGEEILKVRAGGKPVVSSMGDIAASGGYWLAACTERIYANPSTITGSIGVYMPYANWEELYQKIGIRNERIQSGPHKDILSPDRAMTATEKALLQAMVNDMYEQFVAVVSEGRSLPPEQVRLLADGRIYTGRQALASGLVDEMGNLYDAIDGTVDKLGLAERPMIREMGQTSPWDAIFGRTTVSSLVQQAVWQALGTAPKAAPVLAPMALPAAY; encoded by the coding sequence ATGACGAAGAAACGTTGGGGGCTAGTTTTGCTTGCTATCGTAATCCTTGCGGGCTGGTGGAAATGGTCGCCGGCAAAAGCGGAACCGCAAATTGCGGTGATTCATGTGGAAGGCGTCATTTTAGGCGGACGCGGTCAAAGCGGCCTATGGGGAGAAAACGGCGGCGTAGACGGCATTATTCGTCAATTGCATGAAGCTCGCGATGATGACGCGGTTAAAGCGATTATTTTGCGTATTAATAGCCCGGGCGGCAGCGCCACGGCGTCTCAGGAATTGGGGGAAGAAATCTTAAAAGTCAGGGCTGGCGGCAAACCAGTGGTATCCTCCATGGGAGACATAGCGGCGTCCGGCGGGTACTGGCTGGCAGCGTGCACGGAGCGAATTTACGCCAATCCGTCAACGATTACCGGCAGTATTGGCGTATATATGCCTTATGCAAATTGGGAAGAACTATATCAAAAAATCGGCATTCGGAATGAACGCATTCAAAGCGGGCCGCATAAGGATATTCTTTCGCCGGATCGGGCGATGACGGCAACCGAAAAAGCGTTGCTCCAGGCCATGGTGAACGATATGTACGAGCAGTTTGTAGCGGTAGTCTCCGAGGGGAGAAGTTTGCCGCCGGAACAGGTTCGCTTGTTAGCGGACGGGCGTATTTACACTGGACGCCAAGCCTTGGCCAGCGGTTTGGTGGACGAAATGGGCAACTTGTATGATGCCATTGACGGCACGGTTGACAAATTAGGCTTGGCGGAACGCCCTATGATTCGGGAGATGGGGCAGACTTCTCCTTGGGACGCCATTTTTGGCAGAACTACAGTAAGCAGCTTGGTACAGCAAGCCGTCTGGCAGGCGCTGGGGACGGCGCCTAAAGCAGCTCCTGTGCTGGCGCCCATGGCCTTGCCGGCTGCCTACTAA
- the fsa gene encoding fructose-6-phosphate aldolase: MKLFLDTANVEEIRAAAEWGVIDGVTTNPSLIVKEGRDLNTVLQEIAELVPGPVNGEVIATDWEGMVQEGRALAKLFASLVVKIPMTPEGLKAVKQLSAEGIETNVTLVFSANQALLAAKAGARYVSPFVGRLDDIGYDGMALVQEIVQIYELHGFTTEVIAASIRHPLHVTQAALAGAHIATIPYKVLQGMTKHPLTDKGLAAFLADWNKSK, from the coding sequence ATGAAGCTGTTTTTGGACACGGCTAATGTGGAGGAAATCCGTGCGGCGGCGGAATGGGGCGTTATTGACGGCGTAACTACAAATCCTTCCTTAATTGTCAAAGAAGGGCGGGACTTAAATACGGTTTTGCAAGAGATTGCCGAACTTGTGCCCGGCCCCGTCAACGGCGAGGTTATTGCAACAGATTGGGAAGGCATGGTGCAAGAAGGACGCGCGTTGGCGAAGCTCTTTGCCAGCCTGGTCGTGAAGATTCCTATGACGCCGGAAGGCTTAAAGGCTGTTAAGCAGCTTTCGGCTGAAGGCATTGAAACCAATGTGACCTTGGTGTTTTCCGCCAACCAGGCTTTGCTTGCGGCTAAAGCAGGCGCACGCTATGTCAGCCCTTTTGTAGGACGTTTGGATGACATTGGCTATGATGGCATGGCCTTGGTGCAAGAGATTGTACAGATTTATGAACTCCACGGCTTTACTACCGAAGTTATTGCCGCCAGCATTCGCCATCCCCTGCATGTGACGCAGGCGGCCCTGGCTGGGGCGCATATCGCCACGATTCCTTACAAGGTGCTGCAAGGCATGACGAAACATCCGCTGACTGATAAAGGATTGGCAGCTTTTCTTGCCGATTGGAATAAATCAAAGTAG
- a CDS encoding CTP synthase, whose translation MAKFIFVTGGVVSSLGKGITAASLGRLLKSRGLKVTIQKFDPYINIDPGTMSPYQHGEVFVTEDGGETDLDLGHYERFIDINLSKSSNVTAGKVYLSVINKERKGDYLGSTVQVIPHITNEIKERIYRVGREDNADVVITEIGGTVGDIESLPFLEAIRQVKKEVGRDDVLYIHVTLVPYISAAGELKTKPTQHSVKELRSIGIHPDIIVCRTEHEISQDMKDKLALFCDIDVNAVIQNRNAASIYQVPLMMHEEGLDRIVMEKLKLQAGEADLTEWTAMVEKIMNPTQKVTIAMVGKYVALQDAYMSVSEALRHAGIANSAAIDIRWVNAEEIEEPGTDLAEVFAGVDGILVPGGFGDRGVEGKIEAIRYARENKIPYFGLCLGMQTAVIEFARNVMGFVGAHSTEFAPETPYPVIDLMPDQVDVEQKGGTMRLGVYPCKVMENTLTQAAYQEELIYERHRHRFEFNNAYREQLTQGGLILGGTLPNGRLVEIVELNRNVHPWFVATQFHPEFKSRPTNPHPLFRDFVKAAVNYHAGK comes from the coding sequence ATGGCCAAATTCATCTTTGTTACCGGTGGGGTCGTCTCATCCCTGGGGAAGGGCATCACCGCTGCATCCTTAGGGCGTTTGCTGAAGAGTCGCGGCTTGAAGGTGACCATTCAGAAATTCGATCCGTATATCAACATCGACCCTGGCACAATGAGCCCATATCAGCATGGGGAAGTGTTCGTCACCGAAGATGGAGGCGAAACCGATCTGGATCTCGGCCATTATGAGCGTTTTATTGATATTAATCTGAGCAAAAGCTCTAATGTTACCGCCGGCAAGGTTTATTTGTCGGTTATCAACAAAGAGCGCAAAGGCGATTATTTGGGCAGTACGGTACAGGTCATTCCGCACATTACCAATGAAATCAAAGAGCGTATCTATCGTGTTGGCCGCGAGGACAATGCGGATGTGGTCATTACGGAAATCGGCGGCACAGTCGGGGATATTGAAAGCTTGCCTTTCTTGGAAGCCATCCGGCAAGTGAAAAAAGAAGTGGGCCGTGATGATGTTCTTTATATTCACGTTACGCTGGTGCCGTACATTTCGGCAGCAGGCGAACTGAAGACCAAGCCGACGCAGCATAGCGTGAAAGAACTGCGCAGCATCGGTATTCATCCAGACATTATTGTCTGCCGTACAGAGCATGAGATTTCTCAGGATATGAAGGATAAACTGGCGTTGTTCTGTGATATTGATGTCAATGCAGTTATTCAAAACCGCAATGCTGCCAGCATTTATCAAGTGCCTCTTATGATGCATGAAGAAGGCCTTGACCGTATCGTCATGGAAAAACTCAAGCTGCAAGCCGGCGAGGCGGACCTGACGGAATGGACTGCTATGGTGGAAAAAATTATGAACCCCACGCAAAAGGTGACGATTGCGATGGTGGGCAAGTATGTAGCGCTGCAGGACGCTTATATGAGTGTTTCCGAAGCGCTGCGTCATGCAGGGATTGCTAATTCCGCCGCTATTGACATTCGCTGGGTTAATGCCGAGGAGATTGAAGAGCCAGGTACTGATTTGGCGGAAGTATTCGCTGGAGTGGATGGTATTTTGGTTCCCGGGGGCTTCGGTGATCGCGGCGTAGAAGGCAAGATTGAAGCCATTCGTTATGCGCGGGAAAATAAAATTCCGTATTTTGGCCTGTGTCTGGGTATGCAGACGGCAGTGATTGAGTTCGCCCGCAATGTGATGGGCTTTGTTGGCGCTCATAGCACGGAGTTTGCGCCGGAAACGCCATATCCGGTAATTGATTTGATGCCGGATCAAGTGGATGTGGAACAAAAAGGCGGTACGATGCGGTTGGGCGTATATCCTTGCAAGGTCATGGAGAATACCCTGACGCAGGCGGCTTATCAAGAAGAATTGATTTATGAGCGTCATCGCCATCGCTTTGAATTTAACAATGCGTATCGTGAACAATTGACGCAAGGCGGTTTGATCTTGGGCGGCACGCTGCCCAATGGCCGATTGGTGGAAATTGTGGAATTGAACCGGAATGTGCATCCTTGGTTTGTGGCAACCCAGTTCCATCCGGAATTTAAATCCCGCCCGACCAATCCGCATCCGTTATTCCGCGATTTTGTGAAAGCCGCGGTAAACTATCACGCAGGTAAATAA